A stretch of Choristoneura fumiferana chromosome 29, NRCan_CFum_1, whole genome shotgun sequence DNA encodes these proteins:
- the LOC141444246 gene encoding uncharacterized protein: protein MRFLKDSFGSVLPIMILFHVHRAEKCDRLKIGNEFFKRQLIATIDGYATGIVVDPRTENIFFILHKRNYTKGIHVLKHGALGIKELPVADDLIGQCVAIDVPNNVIYVGTNQGLVTYDYPNSEISAERPIGDDDVRNIFIDKTDNQMYIATGSNHEILRFMNGSAAVKRYERIPKAYSFVLDAKGNAFYEYVDGRLYFFSVDLYEPIQYKGFTRELKYILRINNHDEAIVAVKGSLFRLFTKSILPVKIGQLGFKITGMAYDNKNNIIIGTKGKIYRYKPIDTNDPCPADDYFMSTI from the coding sequence ATGCGTTTCCTAAAGGACAGCTTCGGCTCCGTCCTGCCTATCATGATACTCTTCCACGTCCATCGTGCGGAGAAATGCGACAGACTCAAGATAGGCAACGAGTTCTTCAAGAGGCAACTCATCGCCACCATCGACGGCTATGCCACCGGAATAGTCGTGGACCCTCGCactgaaaacatatttttcatcCTCCACAAAAGAAACTACACTAAAGGCATCCATGTTCTAAAGCATGGTGCTTTAGGTATCAAAGAATTACCTGTAGCAGACGACCTCATAGGACAATGTGTAGCTATAGACGTGCCTAACAATGTTATCTACGTAGGCACAAATCAAGGCTTAGTGACTTATGATTATCCAAACAGCGAAATCTCCGCGGAGAGACCCATCGGCGACGATGACGTGAGAAACATCTTTATTGACAAAACAGACAATCAAATGTATATAGCAACTGGGAGTAACCATGAGATACTCAGGTTCATGAATGGTTCGGCCGCTGTTAAGAGATATGAAAGGATACCTAAAGCCTACAGTTTTGTGTTGGACGCTAAAGGCAATGCGTTCTACGAATACGTCGATGGAAGATTGTACTTTTTCTCTGTAGATTTGTATGAACCTATTCAGTACAAGGGTTTCACAAGAGAGCTGAAGTATATTCTCCGAATAAACAATCACGATGAAGCTATAGTAGCTGTCAAAGGATCTCTATTCAGGCTCTTTACGAAGAGCATTTTGCCCGTCAAAATTGGCCAGCTCGGCTTCAAGATCACCGGGATGGCgtatgataataaaaataacataatcatCGGAACTAAAGGGAAAATCTACAGATACAAACCTATCGATACCAACGATCCATGCCCGGCAGATGATTATTTTATGAGTACtatctaa
- the LOC141444165 gene encoding uncharacterized protein — MRTMLLPKIIATLLLIIPVSISKSAKTSARPVHEVINEQARIDDKVKVSSPGHLPYGNPLAGNSQQNAKLHAQNQQAMFNAERVRQHRAQLQRWTKAPIRMDSYMKAYHESQESHQLAVEQQQAGASVAKVASTTPKTRRQERREKKVERVRIQSPEPTKITKADAVVKERSRNHRSHGSLDYYQHLEPKRYQTVLVSPAPTYDQGVTIKPNGNVGLSHYQTSHESNLYTEAIPSNTKYVYPKHYSQMQEYHSAQDIEALKSMLKKNPKDQLSDLNALIISAKQNEEEEQKSNLETPIDLYFYLKDSPRPTLAQQYDYTKYAQIPHYASGYIPEPAKDHKPITEEVDDIEDPNKINKLRTYAPQAVQTQALQETQDTTTTKSNNYYKVEVASQTISTGHKAQYKEPDYYVNEDPAQPSYANYQALQYAPIPAHHGKDEGDQSERYLHHNAQHTGIQHLTGDGTGVSAYGDDSLHYAANYEFGYRVRDHKSGNDFGHQEAKSGGKTNGAYHVLLPDGRMQKVRYSAGPEGFHADISYDHLQ; from the exons ATGc GTACGATGCTGCTCCCAAAAATAATAGCAACTCTACTCTTAATAATACctgtaagtatatcaaagtcGGCCAAAACCAGCGCACGTCCGGTACATGAAGTCATCAACGAACAAGCCCGCATTGACGACAAGGTCAAGGTCAGCAGCCCGGGCCACCTGCCTTACGGCAATCCTCTAGCTGGCAACTCCCAGCAAAATGCCAAGCTCCATGCCCAGAACCAACAAGCTATGTTCAACGCAGAAAGAGTGAGGCAACACAGAGCACAGCTACAGCGATGGACCAAAGCACCCATACGCATGGACAGCTACATGAAAGCTTATCACGAATCGCAAGAAAGCCACCAGCTAGCAGTAGAACAGCAACAAGCCGGAGCAAGCGTAGCCAAGGTTGCATCAACCACTCCTAAAACTAGAAGACAGGAAAGAAGAGAGAAGAAAGTCGAAAGAGTAAGAATACAAAGTCCGGAACCAACTAAAATCACTAAAGCCGATGCAGTTGTTAAAGAAAGAAGCAGAAATCACAGATCGCATGGCTCTTTGGATTATTACCAACATCTAGAACCTAAGAGATACCAGACAGTACTCGTCTCGCCAGCACCAACATACGATCAAGGTGTTACAATCAAACCTAACGGTAACGTTGGTTTGTCTCATTACCAAACTTCACACGAAAGCAATCTGTACACAGAAGCTATCCCTAGCAACACAAAATATGTCTATCCGAAGCATTACAGCCAAATGCAGGAATACCACTCCGCTCAGGACATCGAAGCGTTAAAATCTATGTTGAAGAAGAATCCTAAAGATCAGCTATCAGATTTGAATGCCCTAATAATATCCGCAAAGCAGAATGAGGAAGAAGAACAAAAAAGCAATCTtgagacaccaattgacttgtATTTCTATCTAAAGGATTCACCTAGACCGACTCTCGCCCAGCAGTATGACTACACCAAATACGCACAAATACCACACTACGCCAGTGGGTACATACCAGAACCTGCTAAAGACCACAAACCGATCACTGAAGAAGTAGACGACATCGAAGAtcccaataaaataaataagctaAGAACCTACGCACCGCAAGCAGTACAAACACAAGCGCTTCAAGAAACTCAAGACACAACAACAACTAAAAGtaacaattattataaagtaGAAGTGGCCAGTCAGACTATCAGTACGGGACACAAAGCGCAGTATAAAGAGCCTGACTATTATGTAAATGAAGACCCTGCACAGCCTAGTTATGCTAACTATCAAGCGCTACAATATGCGCCTATACCTGCGCACCACGGTAAAGACGAAGGAGACCAAAGCGAGAGGTATCTTCACCACAACGCGCAGCACACAGGCATCCAACATTTAACTGGAGACGGCACAGGAGTATCAGCATACGGCGATGACAGT CTCCACTACGCAGCAAACTACGAATTCGGCTACCGAGTGCGGGATCACAAAAGCGGGAACGATTTCGGGCACCAAGAAGCCAAGAGCGGTGGTAAAACTAATGGGGCCTACCACGTCCTCCTACCAGATGGTAGGATGCAGAAGGTTCGGTATTCCGCCGGTCCTGAGGGATTCCATGCTGATATATCGTATGATCACTTACAGTAG